DNA from Elaeis guineensis isolate ETL-2024a chromosome 2, EG11, whole genome shotgun sequence:
catgaaaaaatcaattatttatttGTATGGAAGATACAATTCGGTCTAcacaactctcttttttttttctcattttttaacaaATATTGATGGCTAATGTGGTTTATTGCCcattaatattttcttaatcagTGATTGCGATAGTAAATAGCCTCAACTTTTTGTTACTGGCCGCCATATTTTATAATAAgaataaataatgatattatagCAGCCATTATTACAGACTTGCTGTCCAATATTcgaaaaaaataatccaaaatatcaaagggagaaaaaaattctAGTAGAGGGGAGTTCGGTTCGGTCCCTCTCATGTAGTTTTAACACGATGTCTTCGCTCAGCAGCCAGCCTTGGACGGTTGTGGAAAACCCCATTCCACGCCATTTTGTCGCTCCTCCCAACAACTCACCACAGGAGATTCCAAAGCTTTCTCCGTCTCTACCCCCCTTTTTCTtactttctttttatttattaaaaatattttcttcgtTTCTGTGCTCCGATCTTTTCCTCCGTCTTCATCTATAAATTCCCCCCATCTTGCAAGCCCAAATTCCCTTTCCCCCTCTTCCCTCCTCCCTTAGCTTACTTCCCCTCTTCCCAACTCTCGTCTCCATCCCTCTTCAGGTTCTGCTTCTctgctcccccccccccccccggcctgttttcctcttctcttcctccaagaATTTTTCTTGGGTTCTTCGAGCTACTGGGTCTAGATTCCGACCCCAAAGTTTCATAACCCGTCTGCGTAATTCCGCGTTCTCGCTGCTGTTTCCCTCGGGTTAGCAGAGATACCCCACTGTTGGGTGTGGAAGAAACTTTGGAACTctctatttattatttataggGGAAACTCCGCCCAATTCTTCTCTAAAAACTCGTCTCTTTCGTGGCCGAGTACTGAGGAAAAAACCCATCATCAAAATCTGGGTGGTGTTGGGTTCGGTTTCCCTTCTTTTCCTTCTAGTTCGACTTAAAATTTTCACATGCAGCATCTCTTCCTGTTGATGTTTCTGATTGATGCCGCCTATCCCAAGTGAAATCCTCCTCTCCGAGTTTATGATAAATTCCAGATTCAGACGCCCGACCCATCTCGTTCAATCCTTCTCCGTTGTCTTCCTGTACTGGTTCTATGTGTTCTCATAAGGCTCTTCTTCTAACATCTCAACACTCGGGCCCTGTCCATTTTTTCATCTACATACTCTCCTAATATTACTATTTTCTCCATATAAGAACTCATCTTGTTCTGTCTCCACGATTCAGCTAAAATTCCGTCTAAGAAAGATCCAGCAGTACTggtaaaaagaaaaaggaactaCTAAAGATCTAACTCGCCGTCACTAGCTCTGTGTGTTTGGTGTGAGAACCGGTATGAGTATGACTTCTTCCAGTGGGACTTCTTCTGGATCATCGGGCCTGCTGCTTCCGGGGTCCGAAGCGGCGGCGTTCGATCAGAAGAAGCAGAAGCGGATGCTGTCGAACCGGGAGTCGGCTCGGCGATCCCGAATGCGGAAGCAGAAGCATCTGGACGATCTGAGGACCCAGGTGAGCCAGCTGAGGCAGCAGGGCGGCCGCATCCTCGCAGCTCTAAACCACACCACCAAGCAGTACGTGGGTGTGGAGACTGAGAACTCTGTGCTCAGGACTCAGATGATGGAGCTCACTTCCAGACTGAACTCCCTCCATGAGATCCTCCACTTCTTGAATGGAGGAGACTTGAGCAGCAGCCATGGGCTGCTTTCGGCGTGTGAGGGGCCTCAGATCGCTGATGGATTCGGCAATCCTTGCAACTCTGTGTATATGAGCCAGCCCATCATGGCCTCAGCGGACATGCTCCAATACTACTACTAGGTGCACATTCGTGAAGGTCCTGGTTTTGTAAAATATGGACTTTTGTTTAGTGTCGTTTGTGTGATTGGTGTGGGAGAAGGACGAGATATTGTTAGCTTTAAGAGCTTTTTTATGGGCCCAGAGAGGTGTAAAGGTGGAAGGGTGTGACACCACCAAGTATGTGGTAGATGGACGTGCTTGTAGACGGAAAGTTCAGTTTGTTTACTAGATGATGGTTTGCTTGTGAACTATTACTTCGAATGCAGTCagtgtcatatatatatatatatatatatatatatatatatatatatatatatatatatatatatatatatatatatggttttttttttactttttttttgtttttgaataATACATAGTGTTAGATAAAATATGGTACACCAGGTGATTTATTTCATAATTAAGGTAAGCCATAAACTCTCAGAGTTTTGAGGGGGCCGAAATTAATCTGGAAGAGAAATTGTAGTTAGGTCCATGGTGGAAGCCTTCACACAAGTATTGATGTTTGCTTGAATTAGAAAGGCTTTGCCGTCAGAATAGACCATCCACTCGATGAGCTCGGAGGAAAGTAGGTCTCCCTGCGTTCCTACCGTGCATATGAAACTAGCGGCATCATTGTTGCTGGTGCCTACCTTTTATTTCTTTTGTTTTGATCTAGGTACTTGACCACCTGCTAATATTATAATGAATTCGGTAGCTTGGGATGGTGGGCTTTTCTTTATTTGGTTTTGCTGTGAGCACACTGTCTCGAACGAATTTAGTAATGAAGAAAGGCACAACGTAGGCATGTTCGTTGGTGAGGTTTGGGCCAACAAAAAACGGAAGGATGGCTTGTGAAGTGGGCATGCCCAAAGGTCACTTTATAGCTTGTGAAGTGGGCATTCCTAAAGGTTACATCCACTTGTTTCCTTGGAAATATACTTTCAATATTCTCTAAATTattgaaaacttcttgaattattCTAGAATTTTACTTGACCGAACTATTCTCCAAATTATTTTGTCAAAAACGAATGATCCAAAACTATTCACTAATTCTTCAAGTGTAtggaaattttataatttattctcgAATTATTCATGACCAATCGAAGAAATTTTGTGTTATAAATTTAATGATACCATATATCATTGCTAACGGTGTATTTTTTGCTATCATTCATAACTTTTCTcccttctttatttatttttaagtaaataaattgatcaatattttagaaaaaatattttttatttattatcttGTCCTAGTCTTTGTTATCCAAGCTCTTTGTGATCCCTTGAtgatttttttggtttttttctgGTTCCTGATGATTACAACTAGCAATAATATTGTTCTCGAATGCCGAACACGTGTTAATGCTTGAAAGAGGTTTTGAGTCAGAGACACGGAGCCTTAAGTCGTCCATTCCCAGCTATTTAAACCTGGATAATTTATTTCATACGAGTCTTCTCACTCCTTTTCTGggcacaaaaaagaaaagaataataaagTAAAGAAACTAAACGAAGACAAGAAATTGGTTCTGTGACCTCCATCTGGAAAATTGGTCTCTACATGAGTTTGAGAGCTCTGAAAACTGATGTTAAGAACCTGGAAGAAAGAACCTAAAAAGCTCGCTTTGCGATGAAATGCTACCCGGCAGATGATGGTTGGTTTCAAGGCAAAAAGTCCTGCAATGAGAGTTTTCCTTTCCTTGAAGTCTTTGAAAGATGTAATACTAAATTCAATTTGAAAAAGTAATACAAAATTTTCCACGCCTATTCTAACTATGCCTATCCTCATTGGTCATTGATACCTCATTTTGGCATTCTAGGATACAAGAGATTAAAATATGCAAAGAGACAAAACTCTGTCGCCTTCAGTCTATAATCTTATCCCAATACTTTATGAGCACTAATCTTATGTCTTATTGGGTATCATATGAAAGAAGCACACGCACAACAGATGTGTACAATGTAATATTAGCAAATTATCCTATCATTTGTTAGTGTTCGTTCCAGTACTCCATGAGAATTTTACCTATTGCTGTATGCTATATGTGCCTGTTTGGAAGTACGGGAGGAGAAGGACCCACCCGGAGAGGTGAGGGAGAGGCGAAAAAGCCGATATCAGATCATACCTTATTcctattttttttggtgaaaaggtAAATCCTCCATCTACAAAGGATTCTACGTTCCTAAAAACATGGAGATTAGTTGTGATTGGCTCCTCAGACGACTCCTCTCACCATGATGATTTCAACGCATTTCGAACAAAACTTCCCAGCCGAAATATCTTATCAGGCTAAGATCTTCCAGCATCCAAATAGGCCTACTATGAGGGCAAGAATGGTATAACAAATATTCTAGTAAAATGGTATACCATAGAATCTTTGTAGAGATGTCTTGTATTTCTGTGTGCTTCCTGTGGGCCTCTCATACCTTTTGATAAGCACTAAGTTATATATGGAGCACCATTGAGTGGCTATTGGAGTGTGATTATGACTATCTCGCGTATTCCACTGACAAAACTAAGAGGGATATGGCATTAATGAACTTTATTGTGATTTTGTCTTATagaaagatataaatatatatatttcttttttgaTGTAAAGAGAGGAAATATGCCACCCGGCTTTTATGGAAAGATAAATATATCAATGTTAGTTAATCATGCAATTATAAATACATCAACGTTTAGGTAATCATGCATGCCTTGCATGATTAACAAAAAAACCATCTTTATCAATATACAGTCCATCAAAATCAGTATATGAGACAGAAAATGATGCTTGCGATAGTCCCTCTTTTATTTCTAGGTAGAGGAAAGAGTGTGCTGCTGTCTTTATTATTCTGAAATGCATTCTGTGAAAAGGTGAGCTTTAAAGTTTAAAGGAGTCAGAGAAGTGGGTGAATGTAGGTGGTGCATCCAATACTATAATATgcgtctttttttctttttcgccaGGACAGTACTATAAGATGTCTTCCACCATGTAAAAGTGTCGGGATGATGAAATCACTTGCCATGCTCTTtatctttagatctgattgcATGTTACAAAAGGGCCGAGGATTCTATATCGAAATTGGAAGGTGATGAAAGCGTGTGGGACTGCCATTTGTGAAGAGGACCAGCTTTGATCAGTGGGAAGTTGGTAGTTTTAAATGGTTTTGTGATCGCAGAAACTTGTGGTAATGCTTTGTTTAGTGGGAAGTTGGTAGTCTTTAGGACTCTCATGCCACTGAAGACACTGATCACCAAAAATGTTGGATGagaatccatttgaaataatgcGTTAAGCATTAGTGATGGGTGGACGGTTAATTTAGTatattgaatattttatatttggCCACAATACTATAAAGTTGGTTACTATATTCGGAACCTCTTGAGTTAGAAGGCCACAATTCAATCTTTCAGGATAACTTTTGCTTGATGGGTTCACTCTAGTTTAGTTTTGATGGACCTGGCTATGGGGAgcatggcctttttttttttttttaaatttttttggatttcatgacagaGCCACTAAGACCTGAAAAAGGAGACCCTCTGCATCCACCATGATCAAAAGATACAACAACGGTGGAAATTCTGCTACCAAGACCATAGCATCCTGGTGGGAGATAATCAGCTATTTGATTTGCCTCACAAAATACATGGTGGCAAGATAAGTTCTCTAAGGTGCTTGTAATGGAAGCAATTGATGTTCCTCAATGCTTGGGAGAATGGCCGAACTTAAGGTCTTTCTAGTGGAAGTAATGTTCAAATATGCTTGGGAGCATGGCCAACTCCAAGCCTGTCaaaagaattccaatccactttATGGCCTGCTTAGGTACAGCTGGGGAGGTAGTTTGAAATACGCGCTGTCATGTTTCTAGCGTCTCACCTAGCCGTAATTGCCGATTATAACAACAGTTATTTGTTTTAAAGAAtagtttataaaatttttaatattaaaatatcgaCTGAAATAATGGCTGTTATAACAGTATTTTAATGGAAAATGAacagataataaagaaaaaataacaatattatattttttttatttgacaaaaaagttttttttctcctcccattagaatctaagaattctagattAAATTGGATAAGACACAATATATAGAATTAATATAGCTTTGGTAAAATTAGAAATAGCGATttgaatagagaaaaaaaattaaggatcatGAAGTTTAATTCATTTTCAATATTTACAATCAATTATTCCTtaagaaaggaagatgaaaaagatattatttataGGATTAAAGTACATCGGATAAAATGAAGTAGtgcaattaaaatattatataatcaaGGATCACCTATCaagtttcaagaaaaaatttataggTTAACCATTCAATCTGCTATACTTTATGGCACGAAatattaaataatcaaaaaatcatatattacaatattaatatAGATGAAACTAGAATTTTTGGATGGATGCATGGTAATTAATGgaagaaaatataaataaaaaaataatattatttataaaaaaataaaaggcaaTATTAATTGAAGATAAATTAAAGAATGTGATTTGGTCTGGATATAAATAATGTAAGCCGAGAGATGCACCAGTATGAAAGAATGATTTGATGCATctataagaaaagaaagatagagatagaccaaaaatAACATGGATGAAATTATAAAGACATTAAGATGTAATGTCTCAACAtctctgaaaaattatgatctcaaaTTGAGTGGAATGAAGGAGAATGATTCGTTCACCAAACCCCAACCAGTCATTGCACTTTGCCAAACTATTGGATGAAGAGCGAAGAAAAAGGAATATTCAACCTATGCATTCCTAAGCATGCTTTGATCTTTTCCAGGGTTGGTCTAATCTCCTGCCTCAAAAATATATTTCTCTTTCCTGCTCCCAATTTATCTGTACCTTCTAAACCACTACCCACCCTAGTGTAGGACTATGCGCCCTCTCCTTCTGTCATACAAACTTTCTACTCTCTTCCATCTTATACttgtttcttaaaaaattataaaaaacagTTAAACATAAATGGGAGTCTAATTGTAGAAGTCTCTCTCTCTGCCTtctagctatatatatatatatatatatatatatatatatatatatatatatatatatatatatatatagatttgaTGGGTCAGCTGGGGTTGTTTCGGTGATTGCACTCAATAAGCTCTCTCTTCTGCCAACTTTATAGAGATTTTTGTTCAAGTTTTAGATAATGCATCACCAAAAATTTGAGACTACTTAACTACATTGTACATaagttcatttctttttttcttttaaagagaaaaaatgattgattataaaattaaagTTGATGAGAGATCCAAAACACATTAACCACACTGGATCCATATGCTCAAAGCCTTACTGCATGACAATgacattgatctttttttttttttttttaaggaagccAAAGCTTTATTAAAACAGATAAAAGTATCTATGTACGAAGAGGTTATagtactgttgcggccaatcgcctcgtcgcccgatcgccgggaagcgtgcacctgcaaaaggaagtccgcactgaccggaggcggctccggcggggaccctccgacggtcaagtcaggaaggtgactgggcaacagtgaaatacagacagagagctctgagaaggagagagagagagagagagaggagcgagcctgcgtatgtgggagagacgggcggatcgaccccttgcactgttgccttccccggtatatatagtggagcgcggtatggcgccatcattaatggcgcggacaagtgagggactgtcaactcactgtaggctgtcagagccgccgtgaaaacgtcatgtcgccgtgtagccgtctaatcaccagggttgacccggctctcggcgggacaatgcccctaggtaacagtgccgcatgtccgtgtcagagctgacaacgtctggcggccgtacggcggttggtggagtcggccgacccaaggtcggtggccagcagagtggcgtcggactcctccgtcggtcgacgagcttcaagtgggtcggctaccggacctctgggtttagtcggtcgggaatggaccgtggaatggccgcagttagccgctgatggcgtccgttggcctgtcgcccgacttacgatcggccagtcagagtcgttcgtcgggccgtcggttagtcggtcgggccgccagccggtcgggccctccgatagtcggtcggtcggtcggtggtcgggccgccagccggtcgggcccaccgatagtcggtcggtcggtcggtggtcgggccgccagccggtcgggcccttcgATAGTCGGTCGgacggtatcccccaacagttgcccccctccactcctaagtcgggtggagagctggccgatgccttcattcgggtagcaagaccggacgaccgggagtggatttgtcgcatatgcagatccgaccgtaccgcctgctgatccgttgtcagacacctcacgaatcccaagGGATCCGAATGTCTAGTCGATGccggaagtcgcgccggcgtccggTGTCAGAAGCCGCGTCTTGTCGccgtcagtcgtcacgtcggtgtcagaagatcgggtgccggtCGATATGGCGTCAGTCGATcagatattcggcgccgatcgcgggtgaggcatcccatcgggaacgcggaccggcgcgggcggccgactacggagccaacccccgcgcgccgcgtgtcatggtggttggccggcgtccgctccggcatttaatgagggcggtgcgggcgtcccgggacgaagcgcgccgaatcctcagccaaccggcgggcgccacgcgtcgcgcatccggaggactttggtcggcgcgggagcatctcggccgtcggtcggccctatatatataggacctcccggaccctgacccacatttgccatttgctgggggaaactctgtccgggcgatttctcggtcgtcgcgggcagagctcttctctacttctggagggtccatcgggttcgtggtcctccttctccttcttccttcctttcttctctttctcctctttcggtccctgcacaatgaccaggaaaccgactcaggatgctcggtcggggaacccgaccgacgacacccgatcggctccggaagatgaggcctcctcgctttcggggccgaacgtcgatcagcttcgggagcactatcgcatcccggagcagtttcggctctctgctccaggggccggcggtcgggtcaacaaccctccgcccggcgacctggcgctgtatgttgaggaccttcgtgcgggtcttcgacttccgattccggagttcgtccggaatctgcttgattactacggactctgtccggcgcaactggcgccgaactctgtccggctaatcatttctttcgcgctgttgtgtcagctcctgCCGACCgacccccgcgtttccctcttccgggccttctttgtgctccgaccccaccctaaagcccgagggtggtggctcttcaacccccggaagggtcttgccttcataaccggtcttccatcgtccattcatggatggaagaaccagttcttctttgtttcctcttcctcctcttggggctttccttctcgctggggtgtaccccgaactgaggccaacgacaatagtcgggtcgacgtggacgatcgggaggacttccaccgactcaaagacatgtcggtcccgaagcagagggagcttgttaccgagcaagctctctatgatgccggcctgagtctggtcccccgaataggtatcgcccgatcccccagcttttctttttgttcggctttagggtagttctggtccggcctttgacattggtaggttttgcagggacaccgccgaggatgaggccgaccgacgccgaaattcgtcagtttgccgccgcgaggaagaggccagcgtcgggggttGGCCCtacgcgcccttccaagagaccagccccagtcccgccgaccgtggaggcgtcggcgaccgaggggtcggagccgatcatagccctcgcggctccgactgcccgagtcgaggagaggccgaccgaggaagtggccgaaggagtgtcggcggtctcgccgtcgcgggtggagccggatgtcgttcgggaagccgaacatcgtccggaggcgtccgctggcgcaacggggggcgccgggtcgaactccagcgtcccatcgctgccagccccgtcggtcggggcagctgatcgggggaaagccccgatggagccctcggaggaggagagatcaatgccccccagcgcatactaccctgagggtgcgtcggccttggccgaccataaccttgcgaggaggttgtgccaggggatcctcctccctaccgacgttcagtcgttgcggtctcggcaggtgaccgagatgctgtcgcggttctacccgtcgatggtggaggtaagcttcgcgtcacctttttccttagaagaattttcgcttgccacataattctgacaaagcttttttccgtcggcagttgatcttcaccatgtccgagttggaggccggataccgaaggttcggcgacgttcgggcagcctttaaggaaaggtcggcggcggccgaggccgaaagagcgatgctggtcgaccaactgcaggagtcggtcgaccgagaggccaagttgacggacgaggtctcccggcttatggccgaactgaagtcggccaagaaggaggccaagcacaaaggtcgggtcgtgcgtcgtcttcgacgcgaacgggacggtgccacctccgaactccaaggggaacgcgagcaacttcgggccagcctggggaagctcgcggaaaccgaagaggatttgtccatcgcccaaatcgacgccgaaattgccagggccgaggcggagttggcgagggaggagctggcccatactgaggacgaggtacggtcggcgagggagtcggccgatcgtgcggttgaggactttcggacctccgaccggtacaaggaggagatgctcgagtcgggcttcgcctcctaccgggtcgggttcgaggacggtcgggatgccgtccatgccttgtacccggaggtggacgttaGCCGAGTCGCCCCGCTACTCGTcgaagaggagggaaccgaataggaggccgaccatctgtcgggaggcgtcatcccagcggaggaagccgtcccggagcaggagccgaccgaaggtcccttgccgactgaaggacatccttctgccgttgacccagcgccgctcacggtcgagacgtcgatccttcccgatcctccgtcggtcgaagagattaaccaggacgaatgatcggtccagccgaccaTCTTCCTTTTGTCTcttcttgaaaatacatgtactcgggcttcggcccgactttgtaatttcttttgatcaatgaatgaaattgtcttctcttgcgtcttttgtttgaaatgtttcttatcgctataatgtcgaaccctagtcaccaacttagagaagtcgccaactcgggtaagtcggtaggacttaaccggcttgcacagctccgaagtagcttgtgtcccgactttaggtcggtttccAATAATTGTAGTCGCCGTTCGAGCACATCTGctaagtcgggagccgaccgaacctggtaaaggttcggcaGTCGGACCTCCGTAGATGCCTTAGTCAATCATCGTctggcgcagtgtcgggggtatggtagtaagtcgggtccccatgcttttgcgtcgggtttcatgtcttttgacagacggtggcaagccgagtgtcattcagccggccgtaggtcggtcggcaagtagtgggtgcgactaaggtcgcgtcatgtgatagacggtggtaagccgaatatccctcgaccggccgtagcctggtcggaaatcGCGGCAATAGCcacgtgggcttttagcctttcttcggtcggggcccgatcggccagtcggccgatggattctgcccgaaaattcgaccgtagaaggagtatgaactcccgtcattgtagatgcatcggtccgtgtaaggggccgatgtgtcgtcggtgccaggtccgcgtcgatgcgtcggggctgagcgccgatcagtagtcgaagagttagaactccgatttttcaaactaaacttgtattccgacgattgaattacagaattcacgggtaatacagcttcaagttgtcggcgttccaagtccggggaatggtttttccctcaagggtttccagccgataggctctcggcccgaaggtgtcagcaaccttgtagggtccttcccagttgggagccaacttcccttggtccaagggcttcgacacctccgccttcctcaagactaggtcgccaggtttaaagagctttggtctgaccttggcgttgtagtaccgggcgaccctctgtcggtatgaggtcattcggatttgagcctcatctcgcagttcggggagaagatctaggtcggccctccggctttcggagttgtccggctcgcggtactgctcgacccttgaagatggcaggccaatctcgagtgggatcatggcttctgtcccgtaggccaaactgaacgacgactctccggttgggacgcggggggttgttcggtaagcccacaagacggagcccagctcgtcgacccagaggcctttggcttcgttcagtcgggtcttgagtccatgtagcagggttcggttcgtcacctcaacctcgccgttggattgtgggtgcccgactgaagttagtcgatgacgaatgtggaacctggcgcagaagtccttgaagtcttggttgtcgaattgccgtccgttgtcggtgatgatggtgtgcggcaatccgaacctgaagatgatggacttttggacgaagtcctccatcttccgctcggtgatctgcgccaagggctcggcctcgacccacttcgtgaagtagtcgatggcgacaacgatgaacttcctttggcccgacgccggtgggaagggaccgagaatatcgactccccactgagcgaagggccatggagcgacaatgggagtgatttggctggccggttggtgctgaatattggcgtacttctgacatggctcgcaccttcggaccaactctgccgcatccttcctcatggtcggccagtagtagccctgtcgtaagaccttgaaggctaaggacttgccccccaagtgattcccacaaattccttcgtgaacctctcggagggcgtagtcagcgtcggtcggtctcaagcacctgagcagagggagggagaacgacctcttgtagagtcggccgtccatgatcacatattgtgacgccgaccatcggagtcgcttggcctccgcgggatcttcgggactggtcccgtcggacaggtaccggacgatcgggtccatccaacttggttcagacgttagctgctgtacttcttcgacccgatcgatgctcggctgttggaggttttcgacaaacgtccgacccaaagaatcataggccgacgttgccaatctggagagagcgtcggcacgggcgttctccgtcctggggatgtgggagatctcgaaatgcccgaagcgggccacgagatcctttaccttctgaagatacttgatcatggtcggatctcgcgcctcgaagtcgcccttgacctgccccacgatcagctgagagtcggagaatgcccggaggctgtcgacgcccagttccttcgccatcctcaagcccgcgaggagtgcctcgtattcggcttgattgttggaggccttgaagtcgaaccggagggcgtattcggtgactaccccatccgagtttgtgagcaggagcccggccccgcttccctgagcgttggaggctccgtcgatgtgaagtacccaggtggagatcgggtctggctcagagaccgaatctcgtcccgggccttcagctcccgaccttcggtcggtcgtcgggcattcagcgatgaagtcggccaagacctgagccttcaaggcaggcctcggtc
Protein-coding regions in this window:
- the LOC105046034 gene encoding bZIP transcription factor 44, whose protein sequence is MSMTSSSGTSSGSSGLLLPGSEAAAFDQKKQKRMLSNRESARRSRMRKQKHLDDLRTQVSQLRQQGGRILAALNHTTKQYVGVETENSVLRTQMMELTSRLNSLHEILHFLNGGDLSSSHGLLSACEGPQIADGFGNPCNSVYMSQPIMASADMLQYYY